CGCTTCTCTAATAACTCGCTCCATCTCTTCGATTGCCTTATCTGGCGTCAAATAGGCGGACACACAACAAGCTGCCTCCAACAGAGATCGAAAATTGTTATAAACACCATCCCCTAAAGTGTGATGCGTAATAAGATTCTGCCTCTGAATTTGGGTACTTGGCGCGCCAACAATATGAAAAACTGGTAAGCGCTGAGACTTTGCACCCATTACGCCATTGATGGCACTTAGCTCACCCACACCATATGTAGCCGATAAAATGGGTGCGCCATTAATCCGGGCATACCCATCTGCGGCATAAGCTGCAATTTAACTCATTAGCGCAAACAATCCATTGAAGCCGATCGCATGCTTCAATAGCATCATCAAATGGAAAAGAATGATCTCCAAGGAACACCAAATACTCGATCAATCCCCAAATCAGCCAAGCGATTGAGCACATATTCTGCAACCGTGATATTGGCGTTGGCCATAAACACTCCCATTTATTTGATAAATTCAATCTAATCCTTTGGACATGCATTGGCTAACGGCTTGCCAGCCACTCGATCCTTAACCCAAGCTAAATAAAAAGGCTTAGATGTTGTGGGGGTCGTAAAGTGGGATTGTTCTCCAGGCAACTGCATTCTTCCTACGCTACCGCCTAACTTGCATATTTGATCTTGATAAAGCTTATGCATTACTGGTGGAACAGCAGTATCTTTTGATCCAAAGTAAATTTGCACCGGCGCAACGGGTTTTACTACAGGCACGCCGCCTTTTGCATTGCTTGCGCCCACGCAACTGTATTAACAGGAGTTTGCTTTAATAAAGCCGCATAACTTAAGCCATAGTTGAAGTTGAATGTATCGCTAGCAGCATGCATACATTTATTGCTATATATCTCATTGGCTACTTTTACACCTTCATCTGTAAAGATGTCGGCTAACTTCAGATCAGGAAAACAGCTTGCGTTCCCCAGTAATGCATCGTCGCATGAGTGAAATTAAAGACGTTATCTAAAAACATCTTTTGCGAGCCCTGAAAGTATTTATCAGCAGCAGCCTGATCCAGCTTGCCGGCTGGCGCAAGCATGGAAATATCTTGAGGAGCCAAGGCAACAAAACCAACAATATCAAGATTATCCGCTACAGTACCATTCTGCTTGATGTACTCGGGCATACCCGCTAAAGCAATTGCTGCTCCGCCACCCTGAGACCAACCATAAACCAGAGTCTTTTTATTAGCGCCTGTTTCTTTCATGGAGACTGCTGCACGCGCAGCATTGAGTGTATCCATGCCATTCGTCGCGGCCACACTATATTGATGTCTACCACCACTGCCCAAACCTTGGTAATCAGTGACTACCAATGCATAACCTTCCTTAATAAATTCTTCAACAGCTGGAAGTCCGTAGTCCGTCCAGCAATTACCACCCACCAAAAAATACTCATTCAGGGGCACTGCGGGATCAGTGACTTGGGATGGGCCACAATTTTGCGCTGAGCCTGTTGTGCCGTGCGCCCAACTCATTACAGGACGACCACCCGCTGGAGCTGGTCCTACAGGCGTAACCACGAGACCAGTTGAAATAGTTTTACGTCCTGAGATAGCAGAAGAGATATAGGCAATCTTCCAAGCCTGCGCACCATTCACCGAGGTTGCTATGGATTCTTGCTTGATAACCTGCCCTAACTTACCCTCTGGTGTCCTTTTCATAACGGCAGCATAAAAAGCTTGCATTGGTGGATCCGCATAAACAACCGATGAAAGAATACTGAGTACTGCACCAAGTGCCAAAGCATAAAAACGTGTTATTTTTGCATAGGTAATAAAGGAGGATTAAAAAAGGTGCCAATAATTTTAAAAAGAGAATTTGCAATTAATATAACAAACTCCTTAACTGGTTATGGCCTTATGCAGTCTGGTCGATCTACCAACCTTATCAACCTTCTTGTCAGCTCAACCAGAGCATTGGAAGACCAAGTTAAGACTTTTTTATCGTCGCAATCACTGGAGCATGGTCGGATGGCTGCTCCCATGTTCTAGGCTCTTTATCCACTATGCTAGTGCTACATTTTTCTTTGAGTGCTGCGCTTAATAGAATGTGGTCAATACGCATGCCAGCATTTCTTCTGAAACCCATCATGCGGTAGTCCCACCAACTAAATGTCTTGGGTGCTTGTTCAAACATTCTGAAGGAATCATTCAATCCAAGCTGAATCAACTCTTGAAATACTTCGCGCTCTGGCGGAGAAACAAGGTTCTGACCCACCCAAGCTTTGGGATCATGCACATCCTCATCAGCTGGGGCTATATTAAAGTCGCCTAAGAGTGCTAGTCGTGAATTTTGTTGCAACTCTTCCGCTAACCAAGTTTGTAATGCGGTTAACCAACTCAACTTGTATTGGAATTTATCGCTATCTGGCGATTGACCATTAGGGAAATACGCCGATATCAATCTCATGGGTTGAGTACCAGCAAAACATACTGTGGCCGCAAGTATTCGTTGCTGATCATCGGCGTGATTCGGAATATTTCTGATGGGCTTTAGAAACGCTGTTTCAACATCGGTCGCAATTGGCGCCAAAGCAGCTTTACGCAGAATGATCGCAACCCCGTTATAGGTTTTTTGTCCCGCAGCTAAATTCAGATAACCAGCATCCTCTAATTCTTTATGAGGATACTTATCATCAGTCAGCTTCAACTCCTGCAAGCAAAGTGCATCGATGGGTTGTTGCTTTTTTTCCTGATCCTGTAACCAGCGCAATACTTGCGGAAGGCGAACCTTGAGAGAATTCACATTCCACGCTGCTATTCGAACTGAATCAGTCATCGATTCCTAACTCTTGCAACTTTCGAGTGATAGTGTTGCGACCAATCCCCAGACGCTGGGCAGTCTCCACTCTTCTACCCCGAGTGACTTCGAGAGCAGCCTGTAACACCGCTTTTTCAAAGCGTGCAGTAAGAGCATCAAACACTTCCTTATCACTATCCTGCAACATCTTTACGGCAAGACGCCCTAAACCACTCTCCCAATCGCCTGAGGCTACTTTAATAACGCTAGCAGAATTTGGTGCAGACTCTCCTTGAAGCACGATAGGCTGCTCATTAGCCTGAGCTACGATATCTGCAGGAAGGTCGTTCACACCAATAATATTGGCAGATATCATGACTGTTAGCCAATGACATAAGTTCTCTAATTGACGAACATTTCCAGGAAAAGGCATCGTACTGATTTCTTTTAGCACCTCATCTGAAAGTTTTTTAGGCTCAACACCCAAAGATTTAGCGCAGCTCAGCATAAAGCGCCTTGCCAACATCGGAATATCTTCTGTGCGCTCACGCAAGGAAGGCATGCGCAAACGTATGACATTCAAACGATGCAATAGATCTTCGCGGAAAAGCCCTGCAGCTACCCTGGCTTCCAAATTTTGATGGGTTGAAGCAATGATGCGAACATTAGCCTTAATAGGATCTTGACCGCCGATGCGATAAAAATGACCATCAGACAACACTCTTAATAAACGGGTTTGAAGGTCAAACGGCAGATCTCCCACCTCACCTAAAAATAGAGTTCCGCCATCTGCTTGCTCAAAACGTCCGCGACGCAAGGTCTGCGCACCTGGAAAAGCACTACGTTCATGGCCAAATAATTCCGATTCCAGAAAATCTTTAGGTACAGCAGAGGTGCTCAATGAGATAAATGGGCCTTTAGCGCAAGGACTGTGTTTGTGTAACGCATGGGCCACCAATTCTTTGCCTGTACCAGATTCACCAGTGATGAGAACGGTAACATTGGATTGCGCCAAACGACCTATCGCACGGAAAATCTCTTGCATTGCTGGTGCTTGATGACCAATAATCTCAGTCGCATCTTGTCTCCATGCGGTCAATTCTTTTTTGCCAGATTCATTGCGGATGCCTTGCTCTACCGCACGATGAATTAACTCAACTGCCTTTTCCACGTCGAACGGTTTTGTAAGGTATTCAAAAGCACCGCCTTGAAATGAGGAGACTGCAGAATCCAAGTCTGAATGTGCTGTCATGATGATGACTGGTAATTGCGGATGGCTTGCCTTCACATGTTGCAATAGATCTAAACCATTACCGCGTGGCATGCGAATATCAGAAATCAAAACCTGAGGGGTTTCTTTTTCAAGAGCATTGAGAACGTCATTGGGATTAGAAAAGCTCTTATGCGGAATATTTTCGCGCGATAAAGCTTTTTCGAGGACCCAACGAATAGATTGATCGTCATCTACGATCCAAATTGGTTTCATGATGCTTTCTCCTGCCTACGGTATGGAATTTGAATATGAAAGTTAGTACGTCCAGGGCGACTATTACAAGTAATAAATCCCTGATGCTGTTGAACAAAAGTTTGCGCTAAGGTGAGCCCAAGCCCACCACCACCCTCCCCACCCCCGATACCAAGAGAAAGAAGATGCGCTCAATAATTTCTTCTGGAATACCAGGACCGTTATCAATCACGTGCAGATCCATCGCTAATTTATAGCGATGTTTAGCAATCGTGACCGAACGCGCTACCCGAGTCTTTAACTCTATTTGCGCTACTCCAGTACGAATCTCTTCAGTCAGCGCTTGGGCTGCGTTGTGAACAATATTGAGAGTTGCCTGAATCAACTGCTCTCGATCCCCAAGCAAATCAGGGCAAGCTCGTATCGTAATT
The nucleotide sequence above comes from Polynucleobacter necessarius. Encoded proteins:
- a CDS encoding thiamine pyrophosphate-binding protein, which translates into the protein MAAYAADGYARINGAPILSATYGVGELSAINGVMGAKSQRLPVFHIVGAPSTQIQRQNLITHHTLGDGVYNNFRSLLEAACCVSAYLTPDKAIEEMERVIREALRLSAPACITVPMDLGKMPIIGKSIKGSPLAEITRARSDPASLEAAIEFVLEKIKAANRVIALPTQFAANFGALEGVCNSC
- a CDS encoding lipase family protein; its protein translation is MGASNAKGGVPVVKPVAPVQIYFGSKDTAVPPVMHKLYQDQICKLGGSVGRMQLPGEQSHFTTPTTSKPFYLAWVKDRVAGKPLANACPKD
- a CDS encoding lipase family protein, producing MALGAVLSILSSVVYADPPMQAFYAAVMKRTPEGKLGQVIKQESIATSVNGAQAWKIAYISSAISGRKTISTGLVVTPVGPAPAGGRPVMSWAHGTTGSAQNCGPSQVTDPAVPLNEYFLVGGNCWTDYGLPAVEEFIKEGYALVVTDYQGLGSGGRHQYSVAATNGMDTLNAARAAVSMKETGANKKTLVYGWSQGGGAAIALAGMPEYIKQNGTVADNLDIVGFVALAPQDISMLAPAGKLDQAAADKYFQGSQKMFLDNVFNFTHATMHYWGTQAVFLI
- the xth gene encoding exodeoxyribonuclease III, whose product is MTDSVRIAAWNVNSLKVRLPQVLRWLQDQEKKQQPIDALCLQELKLTDDKYPHKELEDAGYLNLAAGQKTYNGVAIILRKAALAPIATDVETAFLKPIRNIPNHADDQQRILAATVCFAGTQPMRLISAYFPNGQSPDSDKFQYKLSWLTALQTWLAEELQQNSRLALLGDFNIAPADEDVHDPKAWVGQNLVSPPEREVFQELIQLGLNDSFRMFEQAPKTFSWWDYRMMGFRRNAGMRIDHILLSAALKEKCSTSIVDKEPRTWEQPSDHAPVIATIKKS
- the ntrC gene encoding nitrogen regulation protein NR(I); this encodes MKPIWIVDDDQSIRWVLEKALSRENIPHKSFSNPNDVLNALEKETPQVLISDIRMPRGNGLDLLQHVKASHPQLPVIIMTAHSDLDSAVSSFQGGAFEYLTKPFDVEKAVELIHRAVEQGIRNESGKKELTAWRQDATEIIGHQAPAMQEIFRAIGRLAQSNVTVLITGESGTGKELVAHALHKHSPCAKGPFISLSTSAVPKDFLESELFGHERSAFPGAQTLRRGRFEQADGGTLFLGEVGDLPFDLQTRLLRVLSDGHFYRIGGQDPIKANVRIIASTHQNLEARVAAGLFREDLLHRLNVIRLRMPSLRERTEDIPMLARRFMLSCAKSLGVEPKKLSDEVLKEISTMPFPGNVRQLENLCHWLTVMISANIIGVNDLPADIVAQANEQPIVLQGESAPNSASVIKVASGDWESGLGRLAVKMLQDSDKEVFDALTARFEKAVLQAALEVTRGRRVETAQRLGIGRNTITRKLQELGIDD